From Osmerus mordax isolate fOsmMor3 chromosome 7, fOsmMor3.pri, whole genome shotgun sequence:
TCACTACAGCCATGAGTCACATCTTTCTGCTAATGGAATTGCTCCACTCGAATCCTCATTTTGCTTAAATGCCGATGGGTTACCCCAATGTTCATTCTTTTTCTGCCCCTCTGTTTTCAGATGGGTCGTACTTTGTCCAGAGTCCAGCAGGCCTTGAGCTGGTCTTACTGTGAGGATATGAAACCTTTCAAGCCCCCTCTTAGTGATGCAGAGTTCCACAGTTATCTTAATGGCCAGGGTCAGCTGTACCGCCCAGAAGAATTGCGGTTACGTATCTATCATGGTGGGGTGGAACCTTCTCTACGCAAGGTACCGTTATCAACTACATGTAGTTGACTTGACCTACAACAACATTTTAGCAACTGTGGTTTATTATCTAAGTATGCATGTGCTTACTTCCGGGGCCACACTGATTGGCAGCCTGTTCAGGAGCTCCCAcactttgtttgttgttgttagtTATCTTGCTGTTCATTTGCCTTTCTTTATTTTGTGATTGGAATATGCATCTGGCCGGGATGAGAAACTTGTGTCTGGGTTGATCGTTGGATCTCTTTTTATTTAATCTGGAACAAACCTTAAGGCTACCCCCCAGGGGGAGTAGCCTATTCCCCATTCAATAACATTGAATGATTCATTGTCCATAATAAGAAATGTATGTAGATTAGAAGACATGCTTACTTTCTATTACGATTAATCGTTAGCCATCTCCGTTGCTTATTTAAGCAAGGTGTTAAAATTAGCTACGGTCATATTTACTTGGTCTCATCAGTCATCTTCTGTTGTTCCCTGAACAGGTTGTGTGGCGGTACCTACTTAACGTGTACCCAGATGGATTGACTGGTCAAGAAAGAATGGACTATATGAAGAGAAAGACCAGAGAGTATGACCAGTTGAAGAGAGAGTGGACATCCAGGGCCAGTCAAGAAGATCTAGAATTCATTAGAGGTAATGTGCTGAAGGATGTGCTGAGAACAGACCGTGCCCATCCTTACTACGCAGGCTCAGAGGACAGTCCCCACCTCACCGCCCTCACAGACCTGCTTACCACCTTCGCCATCACTCATCCACAGGTGTGGGTTTTTAACAATAAACATGTATTTAGTAATGAGTGTTCTTTTTAGGGTTTGTAGCAAGGgttaatgtttttattttgttttgtagGTGTCTTACTGCCAGGGTATGAGTGACATTGCATCTCCAATTCTTGCTGTCATGGATAATGAGGCTCATGCGTTCATCTGCTTCTGTGGCATTATGAAACGCTTAGAGGGCAACTTTCGACCCGATGGCCAACTCATGTCTGTCAAGTTCCAGCATCTCAAGCTCCTTCTTCAGTATTCAGACCCTGAGTTCTATTCTTACCTGGTCTCTCGAGGAGCTGATGATCTGTTCTTCTGTTACCGCTGGCTGCTTCTGGAACTAAAACGTGAATTTGCGTTTGACGATGCCCTAAGAATGTTGGAGGTCGCCTGGAGTTCCCTGCCCCCTGATCCTCCTGAAACCGAGGTGGAACTTCTAGGCCCACCCTTGGAGACGGACGGTATGACTTCAAGCAATGTTCAGGACCAAGCTTTCAAAAGGGACCATGGGGAAGATTTAAAGCAAAAAGAGAGGCAGCGTAGACAACACATGTTGAGACCCTCAAGAGAAGAGCCAGATGGATTAAGGAAGATAAACATAGAGAAAGACGAGAAACTAGACAGAGGAGCTAtaagggaaggtgagggggacTACAATATACCTTACGTTGGGAAAGAGAACAAAGTAGCACCTGCTGCTCCCTTTGAGAAACAGGCCAGTTTTGGAGAGTTTAAATACTACAGTGCCCGGAATGAGGACAGCTTTGATTTGGAAGATCGTGACCTCACAGAAGGCCCCATTGAATCACAGCCTGTGTCCATTCTCCCAGTCCGGCAGTCCACAGAGGACAGTGAAGAAGATCCAGGGGAGCGAGCACCACTCATTAGAGATGATGACCAATCCTCTTCTCCAGAaacagagggaagggggggctcTCCCAGCCAACAGACTATATCCCCGGCCTCACTGTTTCCTTCTGGCCTGTCCAACTGGAAAACCAGTTCCTCTCCCTCGCCTATGTCCTCCCCTTCACCAACTAGTTGGCAAGGGGCCTCAGCAGACTCCCCATCACCGATGTATGCTTCATCTCCACTGTCGAATGAAAGGGCAGATTCACCAGACCATACGTCACAGGTATTAGCTTCGTTTGGCCCTGTGTTCAATGGGACTGGAGCCAGCTCGCCTACGACTCCCACAGGGAAGTCCTCTgttccttctccctcactctcctgccCTCAAAATAGATCTTTGCTCTCATCACCTGTTTTATCCTTTGGACGAGCCCCTTCGTTGTCAAGCAACAAGGCCTCCAGCACAGGCACCAGTACCCCTAACTCTACGAAACCAGAAAACACCATCAAACCCTgttctctgcctccacctcaaGAGTTTGGTAAAGGGAATCCCTTCATGTTATTTTTGTGCCTCTCTATCTTGCTGGAGCACAGAGATCACATTGTTAAGAATAGTTTTGATTATAATGAGCTGGCTATGCACTTTGACCGTCTTGTTCGCCGCCACAACCTTGGGAGGGTATTGCAGCGCGCCAAGGCCTTGTTTGCAGACTACCTGCAGAGTGAGGTATGGGACTCTGAGGAAGGTGATGAAGTCAGCTCAGACTCCCCAACTACAGCCACAGCTGCtcttcactccccctcccccccagctagGTCTTTGTTTACCCCTTTAGCATCCCCACAGCCCTCTTCCCCAAACTCCACCTACAACCTTGCTGCAACCATACCATCACCATCTGCCACTATACCTTCTCCAAAGGCTACAGTGCCTCTATTTTCCTCTTGACTTGATTGTTTTCATGTCCATGTACCCAACATACTCAATGACTATTTTGGCCTGTTTAAGATGTTTTTGCATCGGTTGTTGCTTATCAAATTTTTGATGGCCACCCAGATTTGACTGAACATTACTATTACGAAGTTGTCCCAGACATCTTCTCAATGTCGCACCTCTAGCACTCTTGTAGATAAAAGGGATGGGTGATTTGTGATAATCAAAAGTTTTCAATACTTGGCCTTTATATTACTGAACAATGACTGATTTGTTTTATATTGTCCCTTATAATTTGTATTTATCAAAGATTAAAAGATGGCACCTCATGAGGTATAACGCTAAAACATCTACATCATTGGGTTTGAAATATGTACATAACGAGAGTCAATACTATCCAGATGATTGCATTCAACATAAATGACATGAATCCATTTGAAATACTTATTGTTTAGTACTGCACAGCTACCTTTTCACATACGTTTTTAGAAGCCTACACTATGTTTCTCCTGGAATTTAGAATTGAGAGAAACTGAAAATATCAAATATTTGGTGTTGTTTCCTTCTAATTGATAGCCAAAGTTTGGCAGAGAAAATGCCTTTTCACACTATTGTGCCTGAATTGCACTTTGTTGGCCCAAATTATTTTTCCTCATGGTCCTCTCCAGCACAGTACCTGTGTCAGAGACATAATTACGCCAGCACATTACAGTTCAGCCATCTTAGTATGTTCAAAAAGCCTTTTATGTGATTATGCTTATGCTTCccatgtttcttttttcttcttctttgtaatCAATATTTTGCTCATTTCACAAGCCACGTTTCACCAAAGAATATTGGTTGTGAGATGGCATTGTTAAAAACTGAACCACTATGCCTATGAGTGTGGaatgttatgcattgcaatgaTAAACTTGACATGGTATATTTAGGGTTAGATATTAACCCAGTAAACTTTACAACTGTAAGGGCAGGTGTGGATACTGGCTAGGGGTTTAAAAAGTACTTTTACAATCAGTAGTCATTAATTGCAGTCTTGGAGTAAACATGGCACAAATGCAATTGAACTACAATTGTATTTTAATGTCATTGTGTCAGGATACTTGGACTATTCTGCCATTTTCTAGGGATCTGTTAGCTTCAGAGGCTGAAGTTATTTCCAAAGAAAGAATGAGAATGAAAGTGGCATGGTTTTAAACTATATTAATGTAACATTTTCCTTTTATATGGGAAATGTATGAGTATTAAAAGTTTAATTGCCATTTAGGAGACCAAGTTGCTGTCATGTCAGGCTTCAGATCAACAATGAACAGGACTGCATTTCaggtttatatttacatttttgttttgcttttcaggGGGCTATTGGTCTATCAATATAAAGGCTGATAATATGCACTATAAGTAAGCAGTAAAATAGTTGCAACTAACTTAGCCAACAGACATAGTGGATTAAAAGGAAGCAAGTGAGTGTTCAGATTCACATTTACTTTCCATAGTTAGCCACTACTTCTGTTGTCTCAATTTTATTTCACTGCAGATCTAATGTAATCACTTCCATTGCAGAATTGCAGAGTGTATTATTGTGTCCTACTTTACTGAAATGTGGCAAGTGAGTGAGACATCAACTGGTTTTTCAGCCTTCTTACCTCACTTTTAGTAGTCAGAAAGGGTTCCTTTTAGGACATTGTTACAATTAGGTCAGTTTGAACTGAAAATGTATACACAAACCCATAAGAATCCCCTTTTTGAAGTATAATCTTTACTTAAAACTACAAAAAGGTTTTTATTTAatgcattaaaacatcaaatcaaAGTCAAATGTAGGTTTCTACCCTAGatgcaatataaaaaaaaagaagcaatttTTTAATGTTAAAGATACATTTTCAATTTCATTTACAAGGTTCATTGAAAGTTTGAAAGTTTACTTTAAACTAAATAAATATTAACTTACTAGGTATAAATGTAACCAATGTATATAGCtaatactgttgttgttttttgttgggaATTATTACTTGACATCGGATAAGATGTTCACGCCTTTCACACAGTGTCTCATGGTAGCCCTTAATAATACAggccaaatttgtcaaattaATATTTGTTGCTCAGTGTAGAATGGGGAGGTTtgggggtttaggttggtttattTGTAAGTAAAAATGTGATTAGTACTTCAGTGAAAGCAAAACAGGCTTCAAAGTGACTTCATAGGATGTATGATAATATACACACAAGTGTACAACCTTATTTTAAAAGGAATTACATTTTAGTAATTTATTTTCCGACCCTGTTTTGACAAAGTTAaccatattttttatatatcttCGCTAATTTACTGAGCAGAAAATAGAGAAACATTGCATAGTCAAGTAGGAATGTAATGAGTTTACAATAGATGTAAACAGTAAATACTTAAGTAATTCTGTATTTTATTTCCAATGAATTGGCTAAGATTATGAAAATTTACAAAACTTTGTCAATATGGTGGTTTTGTAGATCGGAATCAgcttaattcaaaataagttgaATAGCTTGATGGATACTTTTGCAAGGTCTGAAATAAAACCAAATTCAATTCTCTCATAtacatgaatatatatatatagtgatATAGAACTACCTAATCTTCAGTTCACGTGATAGTTAAGAGCAACAAACTGAGATAATTGTGTGTTATACCACTTTAACTCACCCCAAGAAAAGATCAAAGAAAGTAAATGTTTTTGTAGGTTGTGTATGATATGTTGAAAGAATCGGAGCAGATCAACACTAAACAACAATGCTTTTGGGTTAATGATCATGCTTGTAaaacctcttttttttttacaaaagggTAGTTAGGCTGGAAAAGGACCGATTCTGGCGTCTTGACACCACTGAGAGGAAGACAAAATGTTTTACCTAAACTAAATGATATATCCTAACCCATTTCTGGATTTGACAACTCCAGAAATCAGCCCCCAAGTCAAACTCCCTGTACATCCTTTATATTGAGTATAAGTAAACTAAGTAAAACTTGAATTTCGCTCTTGTCCTTGAACTTTACTCTAGTGCATCTTTTTTGTTTCAGTTCCAAGGATTAAAATGACCACCATGTCCTTGTGAGACTGATTGATATTGTATAATACTGTATTCATTGAAAGTGTTTGACATTTcaattgtttgtttttgtattataGTGATGTTATATGCCTATTTCAATATTTATCATGAAACTGATTAAAGATTGATCAAGTACATGTTTGTAGTATGTATTTGTACAATAAACCCAAACGGTTTTTGGATAGTGCAACATTTGTCAGTGGCCGTGACAGAAGCAAaatgccgaaacccgggatcgaaccagggacctttagatcttcagtctaacgctctcccaactgagctatttcggcggTACTGTCAAGGATactaaaactttttttaaacaatcCAACTGATCTGATCTGTATTATTAATAATACAGGTAGTTAAAGGTCTCTCTCGTCTCACGCATACGCATTTCAATAATATCTCACGCAGCACCTTATATTTCTCACCCagttcaaccatttctcacgctgagaagtaacTTGTCCCGCtttatacaattaatggacgaggtgCAGATTTCTTTCTATCAGAGTTGTAGCTCTCTCGAGTTAGGCCTGTTGGACTGGAATTCAAACATTTGGTGGGTTTTATGTTTTACTTCCTACTTAATTAGAAAATGTTAAGAAATTTGAACATCCCATAAAAAATATCTAACTAATAAAccacatttttgaaaatcgctAAACGGGTTTGTCCAGAATTTCTGATATTCAGCAATAATACAATCATAGCGTCCTGCAAGCACTGAgcaaacacatttattttatgtTGTTTTTCACCTGAAACTTTAAATTAGCCAAAGAATAGCATAAAACAGACATTTCCGGTTCCGGGTCAAGTGTGACATTCAGTGTTTAGACAGCAGAAATGCTCGCTCGGTTGGTGCGTCTAGGGCCTACCCTGTCCCGTTTTCGCATAAATCCAGTTCTCGGGGTCCGGTTCGTATCCCAAACGACACCGTCCGGAGCTGCCGGTTCGGCCACAGTTTCGGATTTGCAGCCCGCACATGCCAAGGATAGTCATCATGGACACGCAGAGGTCAGCGCATACGAGAAGGTGAGCTGAAACGGAAACCGTGTCAATCAtgcttttttccctttttctttgATGTTAGTGTTGCTAAATAAACAATCTTCAGTTGTTTGCTGGTAGTGTTTTGACGAAGGACGTAGTATTGCTATTGTCAGCAATAATAAGCAACATATTCCGTCTTTAGCATTTGGTCTGTATTTGTGCCTTCGTGCTAGCCTTAGGTAAGGATTATAAGAATATAGCTATGTATATGTATCCAtcactgttaaatgtgcctaacgTATCTCTCTTGACACTACAGAATCCAGATTATCATGGATTCTCACGGGATCCTGTTGTTGATGTGTGGAACATGAGGCTTGCCTTCTTCTTTGGCATCTCTGTAGCCATCGTTGTTGGGAGTACCTTCATCCACTATTTACCAGACCATGGGTATGTCTTCTTTGGAGGCAGGcaatttgaatgaatgaatgaatttatTTCAGACAATTTACCACAAAAAAGTGATTGCTAAACAGTAgttataaaaagaaaagaacaatcCCAAACAACATATACATATTCACCAGTAATAGCTCCGCCTCGCATTACATATtcataaatacattttgaaCATAAATAGAAACTGATAATTTAAACAAGATTTCCAATTGAATAAACTTGTAAGTATATATACCTTCAGATATGACAAAGCAAAACTTATTTATTCATACCCCAATTTACACACCAACATTTTGTTACTCAGTAATGCCATCTATTGTGTAGTCAGATGTTAACTATTGTAGTTTATTGTAAACACACTTTGTTTAAGAAATGATATTCTCAATATTTGCATGACCCGAAATAACTACTGAATGTTTTCTGAAAGTCTTCCATAAAAAGACAcacttccatgtgtgtgttggatagATAATGTAATGCTGGCAATACTGTTCTGAGCATGATAAAGTATTAATGatcaatatttttatttttcagaATGAGGCAGTgggccaggagggaggcagagaggctcgTCAAacagagggaggcggagggtcTTGCTCTTATTGAGGAGAACTACTATGACTCAAGCAAGATTGTGCTACCGGGAGCTGGAGAGGAGTAGGATGTACAATAAGAATCTGTTTATTGACAAGCAGCTTATTCATCTTGGACTGTACATTTGAATTTATTGTGTAATAAAATGTTTAACATGCCTAGTAACATGTACACTCTTTTTTTGTATTGTTTAATGCCCACTCACCTGGCTTGTGATGTTCTTACTGTGCTGTATATGCCACTTTCATATTCAGTCGTCGTCGTCCGGTGTGGAGAAACGGAAGTGAATAATGATCCACCTTCATAAATGTGTCAAACATGATTTGACCATCAATGTCAACTTCACCGTTAGTTCCCATGAAAGAAGAAAAGGTAGTTTTGTTTTCTTCACAACAATTGTTCAAAAATGGGGGATGGTGTTCCGGAGAATTCAGTTTCCCTGTTCCTCCAaggaaatctgttccccctgtgttctcagtttaaaagactgatgtatagatgaaacttgttatacataattatcacagtaacatacatcaccagaatcactgtattgctttataaatggccagactaatatacaggggggaggggatgggggggagggggaaccaCAGTGTAAAAGACTGATGTGTAGATGACACAACATAGGAGGGGGGAACCTCAGTCCTCCAGGTAAATCTGTTCCCCACCTAATTATCACTGTAAaatacatcaccagcatcactgtattgctttaCAAATGGAcagactgtaatatacagggTGGGAAGCActttcctcaggcctccagggaaatatGTCCCCATGTGTTTTCAGGTGTATAGATGAAACGTATTAGACATTATGATCACtgtaaaataatgaatgaaagaTGAGTACCCAAAAATTATAACATCGATTTACCTTATCGTACAGTACAAAAGTTTATTTGTAGGCCTACCTGACAAACAAAACATACGGTTGTGTGTTAAAAACGACACGCACACAATAATACAATTAATAACAAGAAACTTAAATATAAACAACTGTCCGAACAAGACAATGCTCACGAAGAACTAAGCATTTTCAGTTCAAATTGAAATACCTTGGTACTCGAATTTACAGTAGCGCtactactgtaggctacaatagACGGATTAGCACTAGCTGTTACAGACTCTGAAAACAGGGACTGACTAACGATTGAGCAATACAATTTACTAT
This genomic window contains:
- the ndufb11 gene encoding NADH dehydrogenase [ubiquinone] 1 beta subcomplex subunit 11, mitochondrial, coding for MLARLVRLGPTLSRFRINPVLGVRFVSQTTPSGAAGSATVSDLQPAHAKDSHHGHAEVSAYEKNPDYHGFSRDPVVDVWNMRLAFFFGISVAIVVGSTFIHYLPDHGMRQWARREAERLVKQREAEGLALIEENYYDSSKIVLPGAGEE
- the tbc1d25 gene encoding TBC1 domain family member 25, which translates into the protein MAAEEERGVVRVKVKKCDGVLPVEFRSFAVDPQITSLEVLQHILIRAFELNGKRNFGISYLSRDRGGVEVYLSLLSDWDLDAAFVSAAKPYLQLKMDIKPSEDSPLMEDWDIISPKDVIGSDQLPGEKKSLAATALPFTQSLLSQMGRTLSRVQQALSWSYCEDMKPFKPPLSDAEFHSYLNGQGQLYRPEELRLRIYHGGVEPSLRKVVWRYLLNVYPDGLTGQERMDYMKRKTREYDQLKREWTSRASQEDLEFIRGNVLKDVLRTDRAHPYYAGSEDSPHLTALTDLLTTFAITHPQVSYCQGMSDIASPILAVMDNEAHAFICFCGIMKRLEGNFRPDGQLMSVKFQHLKLLLQYSDPEFYSYLVSRGADDLFFCYRWLLLELKREFAFDDALRMLEVAWSSLPPDPPETEVELLGPPLETDGMTSSNVQDQAFKRDHGEDLKQKERQRRQHMLRPSREEPDGLRKINIEKDEKLDRGAIREGEGDYNIPYVGKENKVAPAAPFEKQASFGEFKYYSARNEDSFDLEDRDLTEGPIESQPVSILPVRQSTEDSEEDPGERAPLIRDDDQSSSPETEGRGGSPSQQTISPASLFPSGLSNWKTSSSPSPMSSPSPTSWQGASADSPSPMYASSPLSNERADSPDHTSQVLASFGPVFNGTGASSPTTPTGKSSVPSPSLSCPQNRSLLSSPVLSFGRAPSLSSNKASSTGTSTPNSTKPENTIKPCSLPPPQEFGKGNPFMLFLCLSILLEHRDHIVKNSFDYNELAMHFDRLVRRHNLGRVLQRAKALFADYLQSEVWDSEEGDEVSSDSPTTATAALHSPSPPARSLFTPLASPQPSSPNSTYNLAATIPSPSATIPSPKATVPLFSS